A portion of the Zootoca vivipara chromosome 6, rZooViv1.1, whole genome shotgun sequence genome contains these proteins:
- the MRPS16 gene encoding small ribosomal subunit protein bS16m isoform X1 → MDDNSAKFREPDIMVQLGHCLLKKYYNVHTVIRFAMGGCANRPYFRIVAAQNKRARDGKHLEQIGCYDPLPNGHNERIVGVNFERLKYWIANGAHLTKPVEKLLGLSGFFPLHPMTITNAERVRKAQAQQAERAAQEEASSAQNE, encoded by the exons ATGGATGATAACTCTGCTAAATTCAGG GAACCAGACATCATGGTTCAGCTGG GGCACTGCCTCCTGAAAAAGTACTACAATGTGCATACCGTCATCCGCTTTGCTATGGGTGGCTGCGCCAACAGGCCTTactttcggatcgtggccgcacAGAACAAGCGAGCCCGGGACGGGAAGCACTTGGAGCAGATTGGGTGCTACGACCCGCTTCCCAACGGCCACAACGAGAGGATCGTTGGTGTGAACTTCGAGCGGCTGAAATACTGGATTGCCAATGGTGCCCACCTCACCAAGCCCGTAGAGAAACTTCTGG GGCTTTCTGGATTCTTCCCCCTGCATCCAATGACCATCACAAACGCCGAAAGAGTGAGGAAAGCACAAGCCCAGCAGGCTGAGAGGGCTGCTCAGGAAGAAGCAAGCTCAGCTCAGAATGAATAA
- the MRPS16 gene encoding small ribosomal subunit protein bS16m isoform X2 produces MVQLGHCLLKKYYNVHTVIRFAMGGCANRPYFRIVAAQNKRARDGKHLEQIGCYDPLPNGHNERIVGVNFERLKYWIANGAHLTKPVEKLLGLSGFFPLHPMTITNAERVRKAQAQQAERAAQEEASSAQNE; encoded by the exons ATGGTTCAGCTGG GGCACTGCCTCCTGAAAAAGTACTACAATGTGCATACCGTCATCCGCTTTGCTATGGGTGGCTGCGCCAACAGGCCTTactttcggatcgtggccgcacAGAACAAGCGAGCCCGGGACGGGAAGCACTTGGAGCAGATTGGGTGCTACGACCCGCTTCCCAACGGCCACAACGAGAGGATCGTTGGTGTGAACTTCGAGCGGCTGAAATACTGGATTGCCAATGGTGCCCACCTCACCAAGCCCGTAGAGAAACTTCTGG GGCTTTCTGGATTCTTCCCCCTGCATCCAATGACCATCACAAACGCCGAAAGAGTGAGGAAAGCACAAGCCCAGCAGGCTGAGAGGGCTGCTCAGGAAGAAGCAAGCTCAGCTCAGAATGAATAA
- the CCDC27 gene encoding coiled-coil domain-containing protein 27: MEARDTLMRKSFTVLQEMSERKQRQQQINPMWTPPSSGKTISSKAGQAVREYYEKQAKEQLPSPTRSPYTPEVEELRKSFLMRPGCPRYSHRATSTSRLGNEITKVHLPCNISTISLSSQLSLEEWNMIFQRPDIFESKSYLKYCPASSTQSMLGLPKWRSFTEGFTGSGYPKSQILKGCRIPWYVSLLQEKDTTLQKMEAELVRLANCEAESIRKDDVISVLREELEVMQMQLDQAQQGGEITPVEVPVPKELEEKIMRQVSDPNLRRRGVSLPVLMQQKSIPEDFRQELERLKMELAQSDRQVDSKVELLSKTLLKDQNELEQLEKEYSEIQEKVRTEGEEEMRVESGSYEEMHMEESDEELLFIKLLEFQRMNDELYDELEKVKSDYDMATGAISSLQRELSFEASQLRKAHAERELLQKELRERGAQLEAMSNKFSNLREERKHEEMMGSIERENYKLRQDLTDLESKLTDKSQMIDDLQSNVNRLQAELLLNQHHVGNQLSQQNDLQRQLEILQRAEQQTRVILESISARFERFRSRIIQATYSTPGTKSPQAEITDDEVLESLQKIITDRLDFYQLLKQKGVKVPALGAAEPPPPVTPTSKKKSSSR; the protein is encoded by the exons ATGGAGGCACGCGACACCTTGATGAGGAAGAGCTTCACTGTGCTGCAGGAAATGAGTGAAcggaagcagcggcagcagcagatcAATCCGATGTGGACGCCTCCATCTAGCGGCAAAACCATCTCCAGCAAAGCAGGCCAAGCAGTCAGGGAGTACTACGAGAAGCAG gcTAAGGAACAGCTGCCGAGCCCTACAAGGTCTCCCTACACGCCCGAGGTGGAGGAACTGCGGAAATCCTTCCTCATGCGCCCTGGGTGCCCCAGGTACAGCCACAGAGCTACTTCAACATCTCGCCTTG GGAATGAGATAACCAAAGTCCACCTGCCTTGTAACATCAGCACTATAAGTCTGTCCTCCCAGCTCTCATTGGAAGAGTGGAACATGATATTTCAGAGACCAGATATCTTTGAGTCAAAGAGCTACCTCAAAT ATTGTCCGGCCTCATCTACTCAGAGCATGCTTGGGTTGCCTAAGTGGAGAAGTTTCACTGAGGGCTTCACAGGCAGTGGCTACCCGAAAAGCCAAATCCTCAAAGGATGCAGAATCCCATGGTACGTCAGTCTGCTGCAAGAAAAG gatacAACTTTGCAAAAGATGGAAGCGGAACTCGTCCGCCTTGCCAACTGCGAAGCAGAGAGCATCCGGAAGGACGACGTGATCTCAGTCCTCCGGGAGGAGCTGGAAGTGATGCAGATGCAGCTGGACCAGGCCCAGCAGGGGGGTGAAATCACCCCAGTGGAGGTTCCTGTCCCGAAG GAACTGGAAGAAAAAATTATGCGGCAAGTGAGCGACCCGAACCTGCGCAGGCGAGGTGTCTCTCTGCCGGTCCTTATGCAGCAGAAGAGCATCCCGGAAGATTTCCGGCAGGAATTGGAGCGGTTGAAAATGGAGCTGGCCCAGTCAGATAGACAGGTGGACTCCAAGGTGGAGCTCCTTAGCAAGACACTGCTGAAGGATCAGAATGAACTGGAGCAGCTGGAGAAAGAG TACTCTGAAATACAGGAAAAGGTACGCACAGAGGGCGAGGAAGAGATGCGTGTGGAAAGTGGGTCTTACGAAGAAATGCATATGGAAGAATCAGACGAGGAGCTCCTTTTTATCAAGCTTCTCGAGTTCCAGAGGATGAACGACGAGCTGTATGACGAGCTGGAGAAAGTGAAAAGCGATTATGACATGGCCACAG GCGCTATATCTTCCTTGCAAAGGGAGCTGTCCTTTGAGGCTTCCCAGCTCCGGAAAGCTCACGCAGAACGAGAATTATTGCAGAAGGAGCTGAGGGAGCGGGGAGCTCAGCTGGAAGCCATGTCTAATAAA tttagcaacttgagagaggagaggaagcacgAAGAAATGATGGGCTCCATCGAGAGAGAGAATTACAAACTCAGGCAG GACCTCACTGATCTGGAATCTAAACTAACTGACAAGAGCCAGATGATTGATGACTTGCAGAGCAACGTCAACCGTCTCCAGGCTGAGCTGTTACTGAATCAGCACCACGTTGGGAACCAGCTGAGCCAGCAGAATGATCTGCAGAGGCAGCTGGAGATCCTGCAGAGGGCAGAGCAGCAAACCAGAGTCATTCTGGAAAGCATCAGTGCCAGG TTTGAAAGGTTTCGGAGCAGAATCATCCAGGCAACTTACAGCACCCCTGGCACCAAGTCTCCCCAGGCCGAAATCACAGATGACGAAGTTTTAGAGTCCTTGCAG AAAATAATAACAGACCGTCTAGACTTTTACCAGTTGCTGAAACAGAAAGGGGTGAAAGTCCCAGCTCTGGGCGCCGCTGAACCGCCCCCTCCAGTCACTCCTACCTCTAAGAAAAAGAGTTCCAGCAGATAG
- the LOC118086823 gene encoding nidogen-like, which produces KMQVSHLASLLCLITIQVLSKIHDPYEQECVTRRILCHPKAICQLDKLTSDYYCQCLPGYKGDGINSCQDPGFRITISNASVCDGFGEQVCLLKARERKVTFNITVSIFGRRRQHEVRWYKFYSGQSPQFHSYRRKLALGKNRPLRMVVHERGQALTLLSIKEDDFYPNLFWAEVNPSTSPTKAAVVEAYDLTGFQLLNPSNLRYYFALESMPIEVGEFLEGDNVAIHLPKYLRLPPSSFVRWIKEPRPMTLLDSHAVVLANGLDEIEIRGLMNTDFGYFRALVYDFSPDVPGRVLNAQRLFLINRDITKTCNGSRDEKHCKCNPGFEGNGIHCVDIDECKREMPLNCLDEATCINTYGSYFCRCPKGLEGDGVLSCIDIDECTRDSHACDQDAMCLNTLGSYFCVCQSGFIGDGVHCEGNVHLSSPVTVKSSWSPWSPWSVCSATCGLQNQMRIRQCTHPESGMRCVGPSADLKLCPKMKPCPHNGHWSEWSPWSVCSETCSGIKKRIRICDNPAPSGGGLPCEGEKEEVAMCNNSQCPVDGMWSPWASWTPCPTTCGLGVVSRSRQCNNPAPQHGGHNCSGHGHEQGSCGFPEAFCKYLAKPSESIKLIQ; this is translated from the exons AAAATGCAAGTGAGCCACCTggcttctctcctctgcctcATCACCATACAGGTCCTAAGCAAGATCCATG ATCCATATGAACAGGAATGTGTCACCAGGAGGATTCTCTGTCACCCGAAGGCCATTTGCCAACTTGACAAGCTGACATCTGATTACTATTGCCAGTGCCTGCCAGGCTACAAGGGGGATGGAATAAACAGTTGCCAAG ACCCTGGGTTCCGCATCACCATTTCCAACGCATCTGTTTGCGATGGGTTCGGAGAGCAGGTCTGTCTCCTCAAGGCAAGAGAGAGGAAAGTCACCTTCAACATCACAGTCTCCATCTTTGGCAGACGCCGCCAGCACGAAGTGAGGTGGTACAAATTCTACTCCGGCCAAAGCCCACAATTCCACAG CTATCGAAGAAAATTGGCACTTGGGAAGAACAGGCCTCTGAGGATGGTTGTGCATGAACGTGGGCAGGCGCTGACACTACTTTCAATCAAAGAGGATGATTTTTACCCAAATCTTTTctgggcagaagtgaatccgagCACATCACCCACCAAGGCGGCCGTGGTTGAGGCCTATGACCTGACAGGCTTCCAGCTGTTAAATCCTTCCAATCTGAGATACTATTTTGCTCTGGAGAGCATGCCTATAG agGTCGGAGAGTTCTTGGAAGGGGACAACGTTGCCATCCACTTGCCGAAATACCTCCGGCTTCCTCCGTCCAGCTTTGTCCGGTGGATCAAGGAGCCCCGCCCCATGACGCTGCTGGACAGCCATGCAGTGGTGTTGGCCAACGGCCTGGATGAGATTGAGATCAGAGGATTAAT GAACACTGACTTTGGTTATTTCCGAGCACTTGTCTACGATTTTAGCCCTGATGTCCCCGGAAGGGTGTTAAATGCCCAGAGACTCTTCTTAATAAATAGGG ATATCACCAAAACCTGCAATGGAAGCCGGGATGAAAAACACTGCAAATGCAATCCAGGATTTGAGGGAAATGGTATACACTGTGTTG ACATAGACGAGTGCAAGAGGGAGATGCCCCTGAATTGCCTGGATGAAGCAACCTGCATCAACACATATGGATCGTATTTTTGTCGCTGTCCGAAAGGCTTGGAAGGAGACGGCGTGCTCAGCTGCATAG ACATTGATGAATGCACCAGGGATTCCCATGCCTGTGACCAGGACGCGATGTGCTTGAACACCCTGGGATCCTACTTCTGCGTTTGCCAAAGCGGATTTATCGGTGACGGTGTTCACTGTGAAGGTAA TGTTCACCTCTCTTCTCCCGTTACAGTAAAAAGCAGCTGGTCTCCGTGGTCTCCATGGTCCGTCTGTTCCGCCACCTGCGGCCTCCAGAACCAGATGCGCATCCGGCAGTGCACTCACCCGGAGAGCGGCATGCGATGTGTGGGCCCTTCCGCTGATCTCAAGCTCTGTCCTAAGATGAAACCCTGCCCAC aCAACGGCCATTGGTCAGAGTGGTCACCCTGGTCCGTGTGTTCAGAGACGTGTTCTGGGATCAAGAAAAGGATTCGAATCTGCGACAACCCTGCTCCTTCCGGAGGGGGCCTGCCTTGtgaaggggagaaggaggaggttgcGATGTGCAACAACAGCCAGTGTCCAG TTGACGGAATGTGGTCTCCCTGGGCATCCTGGACTCCCTGCCCTACCACCTGCGGACTAGGAGTCGTGAGCCGATCTCGGCAGTGCAACAACCCTGCCCCACAGCATGGAGGGCATAACTGCAGTGGGCATGGGCACGAGCAAGGCTCTTGTGGATTTCCG gAGGCTTTCTGCAAATACCTGGCCAAACCATCTGAATCTATAAAACTGATTCAATGA